One window of the Yamadazyma tenuis chromosome 6, complete sequence genome contains the following:
- a CDS encoding uncharacterized protein (COG:S; EggNog:ENOG503P5BT), giving the protein MRYLSIKTLRDLSISMVATRNQSKQAKKIKFDDEDVSIDLPLGKTEDVEDPAMLSEEENSSEDDSDEGPEEESTNKAKEDLLAQEKARKKAEAEAKREERQRRRQQDLYNKQQQESKKTKQQKLPSIEILPDILPDEILEAINDENVELASETIQPRHKKIEDFDVELKKQLKLEKLKKLKALNKSSIKKGPVHVKVLSSLKGVPRAESKIINSREKWLKRKSLHKK; this is encoded by the coding sequence ATGAGATATTTGAGCATCAAAACTTTAAGAGATCTCTCCATCAGCATGGTAGCAACGAGGAACCAAAGCAAACAAGCTAAGAAAATAAAGtttgacgatgaagatgtaAGCATAGACTTGCCCTTGGGAAAAACggaagatgttgaagatccTGCTATGCTTtcagaggaagaaaattCCAGTGAAGATGATAGCGATGAGGGTCCGGAGGAGgaatccaccaacaagGCAAAGGAAGATTTATTAGCCCAAGAAAAGGCCCGAAAAAAAGCTGAAGCTGAAGCAAAAAGAGAGGAGAGACAACGGAGAAGGCAGCAAGACTTATACAAtaaacaacaacaagaactgAAAAAAACTAAGCAACAGAAGCTACCATCCATAGAAATATTACCTGACATTTTACCTGACGAAATCTTAGAAGCCATTAATGATGAAAACGTTGAACTTGCAAGTGAAACCATCCAACCAAGGCAtaaaaaaattgaagattttgacGTTGAGCTCAAGAAGCAGTTgaaacttgaaaaattgaagaaactcaaagCTCTCAATAAATCGTCCATAAAGAAAGGTCCGGTACACGTCAAGGTGTTAAGTAGTCTCAAAGGAGTTCCTAGAGCAGAGAGCAAGATCATCAATTCGAGAGAGAAGTGGTTGAAGAGAAAGTCATTACATAAGAAGTGA
- a CDS encoding uncharacterized protein (COG:U; EggNog:ENOG503NWZP), with protein sequence MISAIAALLICTFMGAISYGLGILPLHLDVNNHIKPVSLFSGGLLIGAALCLAIPESIENYTKNAKNDSKWIGISVMLGFVSMILVDQNYQKPERQEISINDYDVSPPPSSIFKSILHTSLTLALLIHSAIDGISLGSAFHRDSITFVFSLVVIIHKLPTCFSLSCLLLQKGVNAEMVKIHILAFALTTPLFAILTWIALLAVNPSDTVIGILLLFSSGTFIYISTHILGEFKEMTFTEMGILIVGILVPGFLSFMH encoded by the coding sequence ATGATTCTGGCTATCGCTGCATTGCTAATATGTACTTTCATGGGAGCTATTTCCTATGGACTTGGTATTCTACCCTTACATCTTGACGTCAATAACCATATTAAGCCGGTTTCTCTCTTCAGTGGGGGATTATTGATTGGAGCAGCCTTGTGTTTGGCCATTCCTGAAAGCATTGAGAACTATACGAAGAATGCAAAAAATGACAGTAAATGGATTGGAATTTCCGTCATGCTTGGGTTTGTCAGTATGATTttggttgatcaaaacTACCAGAAACCCGAACGTCAGGAAATTAGTATCAATGATTATGACGTTTCTCCCCCGCCATCTTCCATATTCAAATCGATTCTTCACACTTCATTGACATTGGCGTTACTTATACATTCGGCAATCGATGGGATATCGTTGGGGTCGGCCTTCCATCGAGACAGTATCACGTTTGTGTTTTCGTTGGTTGTAATTATTCACAAACTTCCAACATGTTTCAGTTTGAGTTGCTTGTTGCTTCAAAAAGGTGTCAATGCTGAGATGGTCAAAATACACATCTTAGCATTTGCGTTGACGACCCCACTATTTGCAATTCTTACATGGATAGCTCTACTTGCAGTCAATCCCAGTGATACTGTCATTGGTATTTTACTTCTTTTTAGCAGTGGGACTTTTATCTACATCCTGACTCATATTTTAGGTGAGTTCAAAGAGATGACATTTACAGAAATGGGCATTTTGATTGTGGGAATTTTGGTCCCTGGGTTCCTTAGTTTCATGCATTAG
- a CDS encoding uncharacterized protein (EggNog:ENOG503PZNZ), producing the protein MSDPDFADTEYNDFMENLTPCSSLATAFSEEDAPVQYNPISFVNLLNKRNSLTKSGTLTDDSASISKFDLEKENCRIKILTPDDESFFIRIEELHSFINGYLPVPCTLDDLSIVHLLIFLSDRYSTTLNSIRLCHFGRSHAIKTFQDLTIKKQRLLIELKVTQYPTMHLIITKPESSPLRLISTKQAIEKTYSTGYQAVTYADAIAHKFRTTCLGSKSKQNLKVRMKYKLKSILQEVIHC; encoded by the coding sequence ATGTCCGATCCGGATTTTGCTGATACCGAATACAACGATTTCATGGAGAATTTGACACCCTGTTCATCCCTAGCAACCGCATTCTCAGAGGAAGATGCCCCGGTTCAATACAACCCCATAAGCTTTGTGAACCTACTCAACAAAAGAAATAGTCTTACAAAGTCTGGTACCTTGACAGACGATTCAGCTTCCATTAGCAAGTTcgacttggaaaaggaaaacTGCCGTATAAAAATCTTGACTCCCGATGACGAGTCATTTTTTATACGGATTGAAGAACTCCATTCGTTTATCAATGGATACCTTCCGGTTCCATGTACCCTTGATGATTTGTCGATAGTTCACCTATTGATCTTCTTATCTGACCGGTACTCCACCACCTTAAACTCCATCAGGTTGTGTCACTTCGGACGTTCCCATGCTATCAAGACCTTTCAAGACCTCACGATTAAGAAACAACGTCTCTTAATCGAGTTAAAAGTAACCCAATATCCCACTATGCATTTGATTATAACCAAACCAGAGTCGTCACCTCTCAGATTAATCCTGACCAAACAAGCCATCGAAAAGACTTATTCCACCGGGTACCAAGCCGTGACATACGCTGATGCTATAGCTCATAAATTCCGTACCACCTGTTTGGGTTCGAAATCAAAACAGAATTTAAAGGTCAGAATGAAGTACAAATTGAAGCTGATTTTACAAGAAGTCATACACTGTTAG
- a CDS encoding uncharacterized protein (EggNog:ENOG503PZIQ), producing MEYVVSQDINAGIKYVLGRVDEDFKYTVYINCTLPTRLYDAVFNGNYNFSHSDTQMKQFNYHKMNNLKDLKEFLETGPEEKTMIVEGFSDIVKLTTMEYARLNVLVVDVLMIMKTRFITCFVLDNKYNPFVDLNCDSHVDV from the coding sequence ATGGAGTATGTGGTGTCACAAGATATCAATGCTGGTATTAAGTACGTGTTGGGCCGGGTGGACGAGGACTTCAAGTACACCGTTTATATAAACTGTACGCTTCCCACTCGCCTTTATGACGCCGTCTTCAATGGGAACTATAACTTCTCTCATCTGGATACCCAGATGAAGCAATTTAATTACCACAAGATGAACAATTTGAAAGATCTAAAAGAGTTCCTCGAAACTGGACCCGAAGAGAAGACCATGATCGTAGAGGGGTTCAGCGACATCGTGAAACTCACCACCATGGAGTATGCTCGACTTAatgtgttggtggtggatgtgttgatgataatgaaaaCCAGATTCATCACCTGCTTTGTGCTAGACAACAAGTACAACCCATTTGTGGATTTAAACTGTGACAGTCACGTTGACGTGTAG
- the RPL16A gene encoding 60S ribosomal protein uL13 (COG:J; EggNog:ENOG503NUWA): MSAYQPVVVIDGKGHLLGRLASTVAKQLLNGQKVVVVRCEALNISGEFFRNKLKYHDYLRKGTRYNKTHGPFHFRAPSRIFYKAIKGMIAHKTPRGKAALERLKVFEGIPPPYDKKKRVVVPQALRVLRLKPGRKYTTVGKLSSSVGWKYESVVDKLEEKRKLQSAEYYAKKKALLKKIQSAKASVADSEASQKLAEFGY; the protein is encoded by the coding sequence ATGTCCGCCTACCaaccagttgttgttatTGACGGTAAGGGTCACTTATTAGGTCGTTTGGCTTCCACCGTTGCCAAACAATTGTTGAACGgccaaaaagttgttgtcGTCAGATGTGAAGCCTTGAACATCTCTGGTGAattcttcagaaacaaattgaaatACCACGACTACTTGAGAAAGGGTACCAGATACAACAAGACTCACGGTCCATTCCACTTCAGAGCCCCTTCCAGAATCTTTTACAAGGCCATCAAGGGTATGATTGCTCACAAAACTCCAAGAGGTAAGGCTGCTTTGGAAAGATTGAAGGTTTTCGAAGGTATTCCACCTCCATAcgacaagaagaagagagtTGTGGTTCCTCAAGCTTTGAGAGTCTTAAGATTGAAGCCAGGTAGAAAATACACCACTGTCGGTAAGTTGTCTTCGTCTGTTGGATGGAAATACGAATCTGTCGTTGacaaattggaagaaaagagaaagttgCAATCTGCTGAATACTAcgccaagaagaaggctttattgaagaagattcaaTCCGCTAAGGCTTCTGTTGCTGACTCTGAAGCTTCCCAAAAATTGGCTGAATTCGGTTACTAA